From the genome of Mixophyes fleayi isolate aMixFle1 chromosome 2, aMixFle1.hap1, whole genome shotgun sequence, one region includes:
- the GRHL3 gene encoding grainyhead-like protein 3 homolog → MSNELDYRPVMLLQNDSINLQKYTYSNDEEAWSKYLDNPMSVATKAMMRANGDDDGVAALSFLYDYYRVPKEKRIIPPTSTEQGKRNCAEYDSDISTFENSTQLMKFLTDSSSSSQEYAETHKKNSYLTLDAFTNHNKLTLPAITSKLSSNTHEDFMTTSCDVYEKIPLNTLFEPLHVAQPLQRWQPDSTFKEDSPEPLIFSDILPNQAESTCSEDYLPAEANRDFEYSLESPKAIHVKAGDSPMAYLNKGQFYRVNLRTTDNRKCLQLSSNKVKSVVMVVFDNEKNPEEQLKRWKHWHSRQPTAKQRVIDVADYKENCNTVESIEEVAYNALSFVWNINEEAKIFVGINCLSTDFSSQKGVKGVPLNLQIDTYDYDTGVKRLIHRAVCQIKIFCDKGAERKMRDEERKQFRRKGKSADASKDIKASVIPGYRGTDITYLRPVTDMESQPVLFIPNIHFSNLQRCGVVLAAVTDNNDRLALKRNCPSFSDTFDVPPSKQQATEDCQRVLLYVRRETEEVFDALMLKTPDLPGLRKAISEKYGLPEVSICRVYKKCKRGILVNMDNNIIQHYSNHMAFLLDLTDIDGNIQVTLKEL, encoded by the exons ATGTCTAATGAACTTGA TTACCGGCCAGTCATGCTTTTACAGAACGACAGCATCAATCTCCAGAAGTATACCTATTCCAACGACGAGGAAGCATGGTCTAAATACTTGGATAACCCTATGTCAGTAGCTACTAAAGCAATGATGAGGGCTAACGGGGATGACGATGGAGTTGCTGCATTGAGCTTTCTCTATGATTACTATAGG GTGCccaaagaaaaaagaataatTCCGCCAACATCAACAGAACAAGGGAAAAG GAATTGTGCTGAATACGATTCAGACATTTCAACTTTTGAAAACTCAACCCAGCTTATGAAATTTCTAACTGACAGCAGTTCCTCCTCTCAAGAATATGcagaaacacataaaaagaacagcTATCTAACATTGGATGCTTTTACAAACCACAATAAACTGACTTTACCAGCAATTACTAGCAAACTATCCAGCAACACACATGAAGATTTCATGACAACATCATGTGATGTGTATGAGAAGATACCATTGAACACTCTTTTTGAGCCATTGCATGTAGCACAACCACTACAAAGATGGCAGCCTGACAGTACCTTCAAAGAGGACTCACCAGAG CCCCTCATTTTCAGCGACATACTTCCGAATCAGGCGGAATCCACCTGCTCGGAGGACTATCTACCTGCTGAAGCAAACCG TGATTTTGAGTACTCCCTAGAATCCCCCAAAGCTATTCATGTAAAGGCTGGAGACTCTCCAATGGCATATCTCAACAAAGGTCAATTCTACCGTGTCAACCTTCGGACAACAGACAATAGGAAATGTTTGCAGCTGTCTTCCAATAAAGTCAAG AGCGTTGTAATGGTGGTGTTTGACAATGAAAAGAACCCAGAAGAGCAGCTAAAACGCTGGAAACATTGGCATTCCAGACAGCCAACTGCAAAGCAGAGGGTTATCGATGTTG CTGACTACAAAGAAAATTGCAACACAGTGGAGAGCATTGAAGAAGTAGCATATAATGCATTGTCATTTGTGTGGAACATCAATGAAGAGGCTAAG ATATTTGTTGGCATCAACTGCCTGAGCACAGACTTCTCATCTCAgaagggagtgaagggtgtgccTTTAAATCTCCAGATTGACACTTATGACTATGACACAGGGGTGAAAAGACTCATTCACCGGGCTGTCTGCCAGATTAAAATATTCTGTGATAAG GGTGCTGAACGTAAGATGCGCGATGAAGAACGCAAGCAATTTAGAAGGAAAGGAAAAAGCGCTGATGCCAGTAAAG ATATAAAAGCATCTGTGATCCCAGGATACAGAGGAACAGACATCACATACCTGAGACCAGTGACAGATATGGAAAGTCAGCCAGTGTTGTTTATCCCAAACATTCATTTTTCCAATCTCCAAAGATGTGGAGTT GTACTTGCAGCTGTTACAGATAATAACGACAG GTTAGCACTGAAGAGAAATTGCCCGTCCTTCTCAGACACATTTGACGTCCCACCTTCCAAGCAACAGGCAACTGAAGACTGTCAACGAG TGTTGTTGTATGTACGGAGAGAAACAGAAGAAGTTTTTGATGCACTTATGCTGAAAACGCCAGATCTCCCGGGTTTAAGGAAAGCG ATCTCAGAAAAATATGGTTTACCAGAAGTAAGCATCTGCA